The Plasmodium knowlesi strain H genome assembly, chromosome: 14 region GTTAGAGGAATGTTAAGCTTGAACAGCAACGGTGAAGCGGAACAATCTGAGGGGATACAGAACAATGAGAAAAGAAatccaaaaggaagaaacaaaataaagaaaaaaaaaaaaaaaaaaaatttagacgACAGTGACGTTTATGATGAGGACGACAATTTtgatgaaatttttaaactcGAAGTGGGTGATGCAGAGGGACAGGAGGAAGTGTACAGTGGGAATGAAAACGTAGATCGCGTAGCTGATTCAGAAAATGCGGCAATCGAGCAGGACAGTCTCAGCGACGACAAAAATAAGAGGAGCGAAAAGAAGGTGACTAACCACTATAACGACGAAATGAAAGGAATTCTGGATGACATTTttaggaaggaggaagacggCGGAAGTCCTTCAAAAAAGGCTTCTATGAAGGTACGCACTGATAAGTGTAATCAGGGCACCACTGTAGAACAGACACTTGGACAGTGCTTCGAAAACGTAAGTGATAGatccaaatggaaaaacgaCATTCGAAAAGAGGAATCCATATTTTATTCGAAAATGTTCGGACTGAAAACGGACATAAACGACTTCTATTCGGATGGTTCACGGGGAAAGGACACTGATGGTGTTGGGAGCAATTCGGACAACATGGAGGAGTTTATGAAGCTCAGCGAAGGTGCAGGCGAAGGTGGGGACTCATCAAATGATATCCACTCGGAGACCATAAAATTTGAAGGTTTAGAAAGTTGGATGGAGCagggaaaaaaggacgagatgatagaggaggaggaactggaaggagaggaagaacCCATAAAGGAACAAGCGGGGGAGGAACTGGAACAAGGTGGATTGAACATGGAACAAGCTAATGGGGACCCAATGAATTCAATAATTACGGGGAAAGACGGAGAGGCCCTCGATTTTTCACACTTCGCAGAAATGACAACAGAAGAACTGAAAAGTgaaatatacaaaaagaaatttcttcttcccatagACGTATCAAGGGAGAGCCTAAAAAATCGCCtagtacaaatatatatttgtgaaaaaaataaaataaaatttgatAATTATCCATTTATTAGGTACTATCTCTTCGACTTCAATGTACCAGTGGAAGATATAAAACTGTTCGTTctggcaaataaaaaatttttaaataagaaaaacATCAATTTAAACCTTTTGAACTCCCTAAATTTGAACGAATTGAAGTACCTCCTTCATAAGTCGATGGAAAATATTCGGCTATGGGAACCagaagataaaataaaaaggaaaattctaAATTTGAATAACGACCTTCTACAAAAGCAAAACATGAATAACGTAGATGATGTGGATGCCAATAATTTACTCATATTGTGGAATGACTTTAAGGATTTTCTCCTAAATTGTGTTTATGGAAATGACACCACGAGTGATTCATGGGGGGCAGACTTTAGAAATTTATCGACGACCAACTGCGAACCGACCACATCGTACAGTACAAACAATGcaaacacacaaaaatatttgaacagaatgaaaaatatggaaaaagaaaacttctTTATTGGGAAGAAGATACCGGTCGATGATGAACTTGAAaagcaaataaataaaaagaaaatgaaacataTGGACCCTTTTGAAAATGCATTAAGTACATTAAATAAGGAGCTTGATGAAAACGAAGCGGAGCTGCCAGACAAGATAAGCCTCAAAGAAGCCATGAAAATTCTGAACAACAGAAGTTACATGAAGAAGATTAAGCGAGCTCTCAATAACGACTCAGACGAAAGGACAAATGAAGAATACATTGACAAAATTATTAGTCTAATTTTGAAACATAAGAACTATTTCAAGGAGAACCTGAGCGAGGCCATCCTGAGGAAGAAACCCCACGAGGAGCTAATTGTAAGCAGAGACTGGACAATGCGCATGGCAAGTGGGCGGGCGTTCCGGTGTGGATTAGCTTACGGATcaaccctgaacccggaaccacgAAAGAACGCTGTTTCATCTGTATCCACTTCAACTAACTTCCTTgttttacccccccccccccctctgcaGATCCTCCTTGATCAGCTGCCCGCCGATCTTATAGAAGACTTACTCTGAAAAATACAactgtgcctttttttcatttatgtttCGTCTGGCGCATTATCATCGGagttacgaaaaaaaaaaaaaaaaaaaaaaaaaaaaaaacggctttaaaaataaaaatttccacACACTGGAAAAGGCTACTTATTTAAAttattgttaaaaaattaaaagaaaaaaattggaaaaagggaaggcaCATATAATATAGACGCGTGTGCCGTTCAAGTGTTTACAGAGCGCAGCTTAGTCGCATGTACCCCCTTACAAGGCTCGGCCActtcccttttctccttttcccacTCTTAGGGGAACCTAAATAGAGGCACTATGCTGACCACGCTCGCTTCGTTACTCAAAAACGGTGGAGTGCACATTCCGCACATACTTGAGAATTTGCTGGATTAGGTGCCTATACCCTTCGTCTTGGTTACTCACCACGTCGCTAGCCACCTTTTGCCTAAGCAGGAGTGCCTCCAAGGTCCTGAACTTTCTGGACAATCTcccatttctttctttagAATAAGAGGCTAACGTCTTGTGCACGTTCAGGAGGATCCTATTGCTTTCGTCTGAGAACTTCTCTTGGAATGCCTGAGTCCAGCGGAGGGCCGCACCCAACATTTCAGGGATCATTTTATTCACTTCAGCATCTAGGTTATGCGCACTTACTTTGGCGTAACGCTCACCAAAGTAAATTTTCAGTGCGGGCTtgatgaaggaggaaagggaaatCAAAACCGCGAGGAAATACTTCTCCAGGTACACTACTCTCTTCGTCTTAAGGAAGGATATCAAGTGTTTAACTAAAGTGTTGTTCATCCAACTTTTAAAGTACGCGCCAGACAGTAGTAGGACGATGTCCGTTGGGGTCAGCTTATTCTCCTTTACCCTATTCTTTACCATCGTTCTTAACGGCCCACACATTCTCAAATTCGTTAGAAGAAACTCATAGGTACTCAAAATGTATATGTTAGGTAATGAAGTGACTATGCTGGATGCGTCCGGGTCGTCCTCCCTATATACCATGGGCCTGATGTCTAAACAGGTAGCGCTGCCATTGTTGCAATTATTGCGAATGTAGGAAACAGCGTATTCATAATTCTCCAACAATTTTGAATCGTTAAAAGCTAAGTTCTTCATAAGCACGAGCCTGCTTAGTTTATTACTATTTTTGACTATACATTGTTCCACAGCCGTTTGTAACTCGCCCATTATGGACAGTCCACTGTCCTTCCCACTtcgtgaaaaggaaaaaagcctTTTTACGCCAGTTCTACCATTGGCATTGACATTTCCACCGACCTTTCCAGACGATTTGCTATACTTATTCAGAAAAAGGTTCCTCTGGTAGGTGCTAAACAGGGTGATTATACTGAGTGGCTTCGAAACGTTCCTGTCATTTTTCGAACCCTGCTGCGTGTGCATTACTGTAGAAGAGTCctccttattatttttcctaaCTTTTTTCAAAGAACCATCCGTCTTACTTTCTCTGCCCTCTGGATGATAGGACGATGCGGATTTTTTAATACCTCTGACTGGCAATATTTCATTACGATCCGGGCGTGCGCCATTACCAAGCGAACTGTACCCTTGTCTCGTTCTTCTTTGATTTATTTCATCCTCGTATTGCTCCTCTCCGGGGATTACACTGTAAATGTGATCCTCCGAGTCATAACTATTTCTGTAGGTGTCTGAAGGTATGCTATAATCGTCCTGTAGAGG contains the following coding sequences:
- a CDS encoding RNA-binding protein, putative — its product is MRALFSAVILSVLFSLRNQNKVKCYRIQGRLGSCKRSAAVTISKNTDESNSENAQNNSLVKRKKRYSFTPLKRNTIKDIKRRIKFNEKNVRPQNGSFYKKKDIHKSLIDDINKEMLKESIKSVGINYEREEIAKHNILPLPVEDKTSECYNCLVLCKGMPFHVDTARIREFFNPYKLVEKYTIFIKDKKGNFFGDVMVRFTNKKEKLLALKNKNFKFLMHRYIQLYNINEEHYEEYFNVGYKNPPSYKNYVPIKNVVVSSALEDLDPLAEERSTDGDGTLSSVHPTSDDKYQYHSFFCDPLDNDVETKELRDKVNKKGILLKSIYTGKKLRGRITSVHPYGVFVDCDVYVKDKNGRFIKILALLHKNKLTINIGLPTDPLPEQEEKELILQKNMNIIVYVDKIIKRDIDPSGSNSKDGKNNLIFFNLTFDSSITEEKIQWLQSLKLKRKSIEEKMKACNDRFLSMSSEGGVTGGLGGGAPEVREKESPWEGNNPSKVVGTDITEETNKSEGITVLKGEKMSSSQKLCNVQSCKTEEFFSSEEKDESKLNSSSKNKRNHNSRSSKIYLMRDTHCDFKFFGRKWNKRGNVRGMLSLNSNGEAEQSEGIQNNEKRNPKGRNKIKKKKKKKNLDDSDVYDEDDNFDEIFKLEVGDAEGQEEVYSGNENVDRVADSENAAIEQDSLSDDKNKRSEKKVTNHYNDEMKGILDDIFRKEEDGGSPSKKASMKVRTDKCNQGTTVEQTLGQCFENVSDRSKWKNDIRKEESIFYSKMFGLKTDINDFYSDGSRGKDTDGVGSNSDNMEEFMKLSEGAGEGGDSSNDIHSETIKFEGLESWMEQGKKDEMIEEEELEGEEEPIKEQAGEELEQGGLNMEQANGDPMNSIITGKDGEALDFSHFAEMTTEELKSEIYKKKFLLPIDVSRESLKNRLVQIYICEKNKIKFDNYPFIRYYLFDFNVPVEDIKLFVLANKKFLNKKNINLNLLNSLNLNELKYLLHKSMENIRLWEPEDKIKRKILNLNNDLLQKQNMNNVDDVDANNLLILWNDFKDFLLNCVYGNDTTSDSWGADFRNLSTTNCEPTTSYSTNNANTQKYLNRMKNMEKENFFIGKKIPVDDELEKQINKKKMKHMDPFENALSTLNKELDENEAELPDKISLKEAMKILNNRSYMKKIKRALNNDSDERTNEEYIDKIISLILKHKNYFKENLSEAILRKKPHEELIILLDQLPADLIEDLL